The proteins below are encoded in one region of Amycolatopsis magusensis:
- a CDS encoding M14 family metallopeptidase, protein MSFSRSARARMLAALALVVGLAATTAPAQAAPEPPPPGQSHRQPGYGPERNEVAATDAPPQLRAATAGENRQRGDHRGYPRQTELRAYPADPSDKSIKLGLSPYHALAPKLNELQQRSDRVSVEVAGQSGLGRDLYLVTLTAPEHPAQSWIQDHWRDKIENDPGRAARDAALRAGYKTPVWINNNIHGNEWEGTDGALRVIEYLATTTDKAALDLLKRNRVYLNLTANPDGRVAGTRANASGFDMNRDFVTASQPETRAMREMVLGKQPVMMLDEHGYVENTLIEPTTPPHGQNYDFDLYIEHGYANGLAMEKAVQALGHPEAAKPEIPFRDYEPGVWDGWAPIYTAQYSMYHGAVSYTIEIPQRVNNDAYNLPAAELQRRSKINTDVVEATIRTTIDYADTHRSELIDNQIEIFRRGAAGEPQRQLPDGFVPGFGPEDRYTTEFPRAYVLPAGAGQRSAPAAARLVDHLVANDVRVQRADRDFRLAGKSYPAGSYIVDMHQPKRALANVMLETGADISGKVEVMYDISGWSHRLLWGASVDISKTEAPDVRTTPVTVAAPTGAVDAAPGQDLALSVTDGKDVLAVNTLLGQGRPVHQQADGSVVVPASERVAVLEVAKNLGVRFTAAPAGERGPVLRKPVIAGAVAADELLVLRELGFEVRPVSTQVLNNGFDLSRVDALFVSSGLSYTGLNPAAQQRVKDFLARGGVVTRGATGAAFNAAAGLLPVTAVAGREDANGVVSVTNGTGPIATGAPESSFVYSPLWFTELGAGVTAEQRYAEQNPLAAGHWLPNEDGQGPAQAAGAAAVVSGVDESGAKAVLFGTEPLFRAHPKGLYAQVGRAVFWAATR, encoded by the coding sequence GTGTCGTTTTCGCGTTCCGCTCGTGCCAGGATGCTGGCCGCGCTGGCTCTGGTGGTCGGCCTGGCGGCGACCACCGCCCCGGCGCAGGCCGCGCCCGAGCCGCCGCCTCCGGGGCAGTCCCACCGGCAACCCGGCTACGGACCGGAACGCAACGAGGTCGCCGCGACCGACGCCCCGCCGCAACTGCGGGCGGCGACGGCGGGGGAGAACCGGCAGCGCGGTGACCACAGGGGCTACCCGCGCCAGACCGAGTTGCGCGCCTACCCGGCCGACCCCTCGGACAAGTCGATCAAGCTCGGGCTTTCGCCGTACCACGCGCTGGCGCCGAAGCTGAACGAACTGCAGCAGCGCAGCGACCGCGTCTCCGTCGAGGTGGCGGGGCAGTCCGGGCTCGGCCGCGACCTCTACCTGGTCACGCTGACCGCGCCCGAGCACCCGGCGCAGAGCTGGATCCAGGACCACTGGCGCGACAAGATCGAGAACGACCCCGGCCGCGCGGCCCGCGACGCCGCGCTGCGGGCCGGGTACAAGACGCCGGTGTGGATCAACAACAACATCCACGGCAACGAGTGGGAGGGCACCGACGGCGCGCTGCGCGTCATCGAGTACCTGGCCACCACCACCGACAAGGCCGCGCTGGACCTGCTCAAGCGCAACCGGGTCTACCTGAACCTGACCGCCAACCCCGACGGCCGGGTGGCGGGCACCAGGGCGAACGCGAGCGGGTTCGACATGAACCGCGACTTCGTCACCGCTTCGCAGCCGGAAACCAGGGCGATGCGCGAGATGGTGCTGGGCAAGCAGCCGGTGATGATGCTCGACGAGCACGGCTACGTGGAAAACACGCTGATCGAGCCGACCACGCCGCCGCACGGCCAGAACTACGACTTCGACCTCTACATCGAGCACGGCTACGCGAACGGCCTGGCGATGGAGAAGGCGGTGCAGGCGCTCGGGCACCCCGAAGCGGCGAAGCCGGAGATCCCGTTCCGCGACTACGAGCCGGGGGTCTGGGACGGCTGGGCACCGATCTACACCGCGCAGTACTCGATGTACCACGGCGCGGTGTCCTACACGATCGAAATCCCGCAGCGGGTCAACAACGACGCCTACAACCTGCCCGCCGCCGAACTGCAGCGGCGGTCGAAGATCAACACCGACGTGGTCGAGGCGACCATCCGCACCACGATCGACTACGCGGACACCCACCGTTCCGAGCTGATCGACAACCAGATCGAGATCTTCCGCCGGGGCGCCGCGGGCGAGCCGCAACGCCAGTTGCCGGACGGTTTCGTGCCCGGCTTCGGCCCGGAAGACCGCTACACCACGGAATTCCCGCGTGCCTACGTGCTCCCGGCCGGGGCGGGCCAGCGTTCGGCGCCCGCGGCGGCGCGGCTGGTGGACCACTTGGTGGCCAACGACGTGCGCGTGCAGCGCGCCGACCGCGACTTCCGGCTGGCGGGCAAGAGCTACCCGGCCGGTTCGTACATCGTGGACATGCATCAGCCCAAGCGCGCGCTGGCGAACGTGATGCTGGAGACCGGCGCCGACATCTCCGGCAAGGTCGAGGTGATGTACGACATTTCCGGCTGGAGCCACCGCCTGCTCTGGGGTGCTTCGGTGGACATCTCGAAGACCGAGGCGCCGGACGTGCGGACCACGCCGGTGACCGTCGCCGCGCCGACCGGTGCGGTGGACGCGGCGCCGGGCCAGGACCTGGCGCTGAGCGTCACCGACGGCAAGGATGTGCTGGCGGTGAACACCCTGCTCGGCCAGGGCCGCCCGGTGCACCAGCAGGCCGACGGCTCGGTGGTGGTCCCGGCTTCGGAACGTGTGGCCGTGCTGGAGGTGGCGAAGAACCTGGGCGTGCGGTTCACCGCGGCACCCGCCGGTGAGCGCGGTCCGGTGTTGCGCAAACCGGTGATCGCCGGTGCGGTCGCCGCCGACGAACTGCTGGTGCTGCGCGAACTCGGCTTCGAGGTGCGCCCGGTGTCCACGCAGGTGCTCAACAACGGGTTCGACCTGAGCCGGGTGGACGCCTTGTTCGTCTCGTCCGGACTTTCCTACACCGGCCTGAATCCGGCGGCGCAGCAGCGGGTGAAGGATTTCCTCGCCCGTGGTGGCGTGGTCACGCGGGGGGCCACCGGCGCCGCGTTCAACGCGGCCGCCGGACTGCTGCCGGTGACCGCGGTGGCCGGCCGGGAGGACGCCAACGGCGTGGTCTCGGTGACCAACGGAACCGGGCCGATCGCCACCGGCGCCCCGGAAAGCTCGTTCGTCTACTCGCCGCTGTGGTTCACCGAACTCGGCGCGGGCGTGACCGCCGAACAGCGTTACGCCGAGCAGAACCCGCTGGCCGCGGGGCACTGGCTGCCGAACGAGGACGGCCAGGGCCCGGCGCAGGCGGCGGGTGCGGCGGCCGTGGTGTCCGGAGTGGACGAAAGCGGGGCGAAGGCGGTGCTGTTCGGCACCGAGCCGCTGTTCCGCGCGCACCCCAAGGGCCTCTACGCCCAGGTGGGCAGGGCCGTGTTCTGGGCGGCCACCCGATGA
- a CDS encoding GOLPH3/VPS74 family protein: MLIAEDLVLLVFDDETGKPDSTVTNLAYALAGALLIELGIENRVGVGEGSKGRLELLDRTPTGRQALDDALAKLEKYEGRKPKDVIAPLSGQRLTERLLEGLAERGVLRREEGKVLKLFPVTRWPAEDSAHELKLRETLNAVLVDGQDPDERTAALIAVLAAIKAASKVLDLPERADRKAVDRRAKEIAEGNWGSVATRKAVEDLTAAVMTAVMIPAIVTTTAS; the protein is encoded by the coding sequence ATGCTCATCGCGGAGGACCTGGTGCTGCTCGTGTTCGACGACGAGACCGGCAAGCCGGACAGCACGGTGACCAACCTGGCGTACGCGCTGGCCGGCGCGCTGCTCATCGAACTCGGCATCGAGAACCGGGTCGGGGTCGGCGAAGGCAGCAAGGGACGGCTGGAGCTGCTGGACCGCACGCCGACCGGGCGGCAGGCGCTCGACGACGCGCTGGCCAAGCTGGAGAAGTACGAGGGGCGCAAGCCGAAGGACGTGATCGCGCCGCTGTCCGGGCAGAGGCTGACCGAGCGGCTGCTGGAAGGCCTGGCCGAGCGCGGGGTGCTGCGGCGTGAAGAGGGCAAGGTGCTCAAGCTCTTCCCGGTCACCCGCTGGCCCGCCGAGGATTCCGCGCACGAACTGAAACTGCGCGAGACCTTGAACGCGGTGCTCGTCGACGGTCAGGACCCGGACGAGCGCACCGCCGCGCTGATCGCCGTGCTCGCCGCGATCAAGGCCGCCAGCAAGGTGCTCGACCTGCCCGAGCGCGCCGACCGCAAGGCGGTCGACCGGCGCGCCAAGGAGATCGCCGAGGGCAACTGGGGCTCGGTGGCCACCCGCAAGGCCGTCGAGGACCTCACCGCGGCGGTGATGACCGCGGTGATGATCCCCGCGATCGTCACCACCACCGCGAGCTGA
- a CDS encoding SDR family NAD(P)-dependent oxidoreductase, whose protein sequence is MSRGVLVTGASSGIGRAVATAFAALGDRVAVHYGANRTAAGKTLAGLSGSGHVLVTGDLADPAAVQRLADEAEEALGGVDVLVNNAAVATGPENAHTVAGVSYADWQAVWQRMVGVNVFGTANLTYCVTRHMIDRGAPGRVVNIGSRGAYRGEPEHPAYGASKAALHAFGQSLAVSLAPHGIAVATVAPGFTATDRVADRLDGAQGEQLREQSPFGRVGKPEEVAAAVVYFASAEATWASGAVLDLNGASHLR, encoded by the coding sequence ATGAGCCGGGGCGTGCTGGTCACCGGGGCGTCGAGCGGGATCGGCCGGGCGGTGGCGACGGCGTTCGCCGCACTCGGCGACCGCGTGGCCGTCCACTATGGAGCGAACCGGACGGCTGCCGGGAAGACGCTGGCCGGGCTGTCCGGGTCCGGGCACGTGCTGGTCACCGGTGACCTCGCCGACCCGGCGGCCGTCCAGCGGCTCGCAGACGAGGCCGAGGAAGCACTCGGCGGGGTCGACGTGCTGGTGAACAACGCGGCCGTGGCCACCGGGCCGGAGAACGCGCACACCGTGGCCGGGGTGTCCTATGCGGACTGGCAGGCGGTGTGGCAGCGCATGGTCGGGGTGAACGTCTTCGGCACGGCCAACCTGACCTACTGCGTGACCCGGCACATGATCGACCGGGGTGCGCCGGGACGGGTGGTCAACATCGGTTCGCGCGGGGCGTACCGCGGCGAGCCGGAGCACCCGGCCTACGGCGCCAGCAAGGCGGCGCTGCACGCGTTCGGCCAGTCGCTGGCGGTTTCCCTGGCTCCGCACGGAATCGCGGTCGCCACGGTGGCGCCCGGGTTCACCGCCACCGATCGGGTCGCGGACCGGCTGGACGGCGCGCAGGGCGAGCAGTTGCGCGAGCAGAGCCCGTTCGGGCGCGTGGGCAAGCCGGAGGAGGTCGCCGCGGCGGTGGTCTACTTCGCCTCCGCCGAGGCGACCTGGGCCTCCGGTGCGGTGCTCGACCTGAACGGGGCCTCACACCTGCGCTGA
- a CDS encoding GNAT family N-acetyltransferase — protein MTQTLVHRVGPEELDRAAVAVAEAFFDEVVTEWVIPDPVQRKQLMPLHLRDLVEKALEQGEVLATADFGAISLWLDRAAGESGDAFPGGELDIPPELAEFVRRGLIVAELTEARHPTHTAHIYLPCIGALPAYRGQGFGSALLRDKLERADAANLPVYLEASSTRNRALYARHGFEALGDPIRFPEDGPEIHPMWREPSAQV, from the coding sequence ATGACGCAGACGCTGGTGCACCGAGTGGGGCCGGAAGAACTCGACCGGGCGGCCGTGGCCGTGGCGGAAGCCTTCTTCGACGAGGTGGTGACGGAATGGGTCATCCCGGATCCCGTGCAGCGGAAACAGCTCATGCCGCTCCACCTCCGCGATCTGGTGGAAAAGGCGTTGGAGCAAGGAGAAGTGCTCGCCACGGCCGACTTCGGCGCGATCTCGCTGTGGCTGGACCGGGCCGCGGGCGAAAGCGGAGACGCGTTCCCCGGCGGCGAACTGGACATCCCGCCGGAGCTCGCCGAGTTCGTCCGGCGGGGGCTGATCGTCGCGGAACTCACCGAGGCCAGGCACCCGACGCACACCGCGCACATCTACCTGCCGTGCATCGGCGCGCTCCCGGCGTACCGCGGGCAGGGGTTCGGCAGCGCCTTGCTGCGCGACAAGCTCGAGCGCGCCGACGCCGCCAACCTGCCCGTGTACCTGGAAGCCAGCTCCACCCGCAACCGCGCGCTGTACGCCCGCCACGGGTTCGAGGCACTCGGCGACCCGATCCGCTTCCCCGAGGACGGACCGGAGATCCACCCGATGTGGCGGGAGCCCTCAGCGCAGGTGTGA